CAGGCCGCCGTCCGGACCAGCCGTATCGGAGACATGATTATGCAGCGTTTGGAACAGTGGTTTGGTATGGCCGCATTGGCGCTTTATGCGCTGACGGGCGTGCTCGCCGTTTTTGTACTGGGAACACTTATTGTCAAAGGCGTCCCTGACCGCACGCCGGAATATATCGTCGCGGCACGCGCCGCAGCAGAGGCGGCGGCGGCAAATCCTGACGCCGGCGCTGAGGACACCCCGGCCAGCGGCTCTGCGCCTTCCCCGGAACCCGCTGTCGAAATGGCGGCGGCTGTCGATCCGGCGGCAGGCGAAAAAGTATTCGCCAAATGCAAGGCATGTCATACCGCCGATAGCGGCAAGGCCGACAGGATCGGTCCGCATCTCTGGGGTGTGTTTGACCGCCCCGTCGCCTCTGTCGAGGGGTTTGCCTATTCCGATGCGATGGCCGGGCATGGCGGAAACTGGACCGTTGAGGAACTGGACGCCTATCTGGCCGATCCGAAGGGCGATATTCCGGGCAACAAGATGGCCTTTGCCGGTCTGAAGGACACGGCGGACCGCCAGAACGTGATAGCATGGCTTGCGGCGCAATCCGACAGCCCGGTTGCGGCGGATGCGCTGTCATTCGCCGGTGTCGCGCTGGCTTCCGCAGATGCGGCCGCCACGGCCGAGCCCGCCGATGATACGCCCCAGATCGCGCAGATCGCCTATACCGATCCGCCCGAACCCGGCGAGGATGAGATCGCCCGGATCGCGGCACGGCTTGAGGAATTGCAGGCCGAAATCCCGACGCTGGATTATCAGCGCGCGCGGTATCTGCCGATCCACAACCAGCCGGAGATCAACGCTGCCTCCGATCAGGAATGCCTCGCCTGCCATCAGGAAATTCTCGACCGCGAGGTGCGGCTGGAATCCCCCGCCGGTCTGAAATCTACCGAGGCGCTTGCATGGTATCAGACGCTCGACACCTATATCCCGCAGGACGAGACCGGGCAGTCCAATTTCCACTGGCGCCATATCTCCAGCCCGCTGGCCCAGCAGACGATGAACCTGCAATGCAATTTCTGCCATCAGGGCAATGATCCGCGCGAGGAAAGCCCGGACCTCGTACCGCTGCGCGCGGCCTTCAGCGCCGATGCGACCTCGCCGGAGTTCACGTTGCGCAAGATGGTGAACCCGTCAGAGACCTGCCTGCGCTGTCACGGCGCGATGCCGGACCCGGAAGGGATCATGGGGCTTTATGGCGAATGGCCTGAAATCCGCGCCGATCTGGAGGATCAGACGAGTGACGATCCGACGCTGGCGAATGGCTGTCTGAGTTGCCATCAGGATCTCTACCGCACCAACCGCCACAATGTGACCTATCTGAAGGCCGCAGGGATCGAGGAACTGGCGCAGTCCGGCTCTGACACCTGTTACGGCTGTCACGGCGGCCGGGCCTGGTACCGGATCAGCTATCCCTATCCGCGCCATCCGTGGCCCGATATGGACCCGACGCTTCCCGAATGGGCGGCGAACCGGCCCACAAGCAGCGATGAACGCTTTCAGCGTCCGGCGAACTGAGGAGAACCCAAGATGACACTGCAATCCCGCCTGTCGAACTGGGCCAAGGCCATCACCCCGACCCGTCGCCGCTTCCTGCAATCCGCGAGTGCGACCGCCGCCACGGTGCTGGTCGCGGGCAATATGCCGCGCAAGGCGCATGGCTTCGCCTATGAGCCCTATCCGACCGATGACGAGTTGGAGACCGTCGTGACCTCCTGCGCGCATAACTGCGGCAGCCGTCACATGCTGGTCGCGCATAAGAAGGGCGACGTGATCGTGCGCCTGTCGACCGATAACGGCACCTATCAGGGCGATGCTTATGGCACCGATACCGAGGAGAAGCCGCAGATCAGGGCCTGTCTGCGCGGCCGGTCCTATCGCTCGCGCCTCTATAGCCCCGAACGTCTGCTCTACCCGATGAAGCGGGTCGGCAAGCGCGGCGAGGGCAAGTTCAAGCGCGTAAGCTGGGACGAGGCGCTGACCGATATCGCCAACCGCATGGTTTACCTGAAGGATAAATACGGCCCCACGGCTCTGGTCGATCAGTCCTATGCCGGGGCGTCCTATGGCGTGCTGCATAAATCCGACCAGATCGAGGGGCTTCTGGGCCGCTTCCTCGGCATGTTCGGCTGCCGGACGAATTGCTGGTCGGTGCCGTCCTATCAGGGCACGACCTTCAGCAGCCGCACCACCTTCGGCACCATCGAGGACGGGAACGAGGACGACACCTTCGCCCACACCAAGCTGATGATCATGTGGGGCTGGAACCCGGCCTATACGTTCCACG
The genomic region above belongs to Paracoccus sp. SCSIO 75233 and contains:
- a CDS encoding cytochrome c family protein gives rise to the protein MQRLEQWFGMAALALYALTGVLAVFVLGTLIVKGVPDRTPEYIVAARAAAEAAAANPDAGAEDTPASGSAPSPEPAVEMAAAVDPAAGEKVFAKCKACHTADSGKADRIGPHLWGVFDRPVASVEGFAYSDAMAGHGGNWTVEELDAYLADPKGDIPGNKMAFAGLKDTADRQNVIAWLAAQSDSPVAADALSFAGVALASADAAATAEPADDTPQIAQIAYTDPPEPGEDEIARIAARLEELQAEIPTLDYQRARYLPIHNQPEINAASDQECLACHQEILDREVRLESPAGLKSTEALAWYQTLDTYIPQDETGQSNFHWRHISSPLAQQTMNLQCNFCHQGNDPREESPDLVPLRAAFSADATSPEFTLRKMVNPSETCLRCHGAMPDPEGIMGLYGEWPEIRADLEDQTSDDPTLANGCLSCHQDLYRTNRHNVTYLKAAGIEELAQSGSDTCYGCHGGRAWYRISYPYPRHPWPDMDPTLPEWAANRPTSSDERFQRPAN